The following proteins are co-located in the Myroides profundi genome:
- a CDS encoding helix-turn-helix domain-containing protein, with product MKIIDSLEFIDSIEEGVFINHEKSTKRYPLHQHQKGQLTYVEGGITYVTVDNVTYVVPAKYFFWIPEGVPHILRLSNSATVLHSLYFYTSDDDKDPFYTTLGIYAASDLLIEMIAYTVCWHDKMVNQDTPNFVFLQALKNILPTFINKNIQLQLPFSDNPRITKITDYLDSSFGLPLTLTDISNKFNMSERSVSRLFQAELQISFLQYLKALRIVKAIELLMKTEHSVSEIANTVGYVTLGAFSNAFCEFTGTRPLEMRKNK from the coding sequence ATGAAGATCATCGATTCCTTAGAGTTTATCGATAGTATAGAAGAAGGCGTATTTATCAATCATGAGAAATCGACAAAAAGATATCCTTTACATCAACATCAAAAAGGACAACTCACATATGTAGAAGGAGGAATAACTTATGTGACTGTAGACAATGTCACTTATGTTGTACCAGCGAAGTACTTCTTTTGGATCCCTGAGGGAGTACCACATATATTGAGATTAAGTAACTCTGCTACTGTTCTTCACTCCTTGTATTTTTATACCTCTGATGATGATAAAGATCCTTTTTATACTACACTAGGGATATACGCCGCTTCAGATCTATTAATAGAGATGATAGCTTATACGGTGTGTTGGCATGATAAGATGGTCAATCAAGACACGCCTAATTTTGTATTTCTACAAGCTTTAAAAAATATTCTACCCACTTTTATCAATAAGAATATACAGTTACAACTTCCATTTAGTGATAATCCACGCATTACTAAGATAACAGACTATCTTGACAGTAGTTTTGGACTTCCATTAACGCTGACGGATATCAGCAACAAGTTTAATATGAGTGAACGCTCTGTATCACGCCTCTTCCAAGCTGAATTACAAATCTCCTTCTTACAATACTTAAAAGCATTGCGTATCGTGAAAGCCATAGAACTACTGATGAAGACTGAGCACTCTGTCAGCGAAATAGCCAATACAGTAGGATATGTTACGCTAGGAGCATTTAGCAATGCGTTCTGTGAGTTTACAGGAACACGTCCATTAGAGATGAGAAAGAATAAATAG
- a CDS encoding TolC family protein, with the protein MKLGDFHLLAVLTSCVTMGYCQSTTLSISNKDTIQLSLQEIWEQTDLGSKRSLIQAKELQIRKENTDDARIGRYPVFNAFGKAEKASNIPVYTNGIFNKPEQHDVIHTLYNTGVSMYLNLYSGNRQNLEIVERKTLEAKANIEADMTKSEVRLEAIKSYLALAKLSRFKKVITQDIAEHKEQLIEIEHLYKNGVVLKSDVLRVTMEISKREMTLVQLQNDLSIENQKLVILTGRKDTDFIKPQDSFNEELFLESYDEALDIALEHGFKHLLSEESLVLSEIEQKKVKANTKPSIGLIGNFTMANPQIFLYPYNPSWYSLGTIGVQISFPISNLYQNVHKVRSRALEHEKEELQHQYVQDQIKEEVQQAYLRYQESLVQIEVCTKNKEHAAENARITKSTYFNKISLLTDLLDADVQHLQTQFELEAAKLDSIYKYYTLQFAKGLL; encoded by the coding sequence ATGAAACTTGGGGATTTCCACTTATTAGCTGTACTCACCAGCTGTGTTACTATGGGGTATTGTCAGAGTACTACTCTATCAATTTCCAACAAGGATACAATACAACTCAGTCTTCAAGAGATTTGGGAACAAACAGATCTTGGTAGTAAAAGAAGCTTGATTCAAGCCAAAGAATTACAGATTAGAAAAGAGAATACGGATGATGCACGCATCGGTAGATATCCAGTGTTTAATGCCTTCGGTAAAGCAGAAAAGGCAAGTAATATCCCTGTCTATACAAATGGAATATTTAATAAACCCGAACAACATGATGTGATACATACGCTCTATAATACAGGAGTGTCTATGTACTTAAATCTATATAGTGGCAATAGACAAAATCTAGAAATAGTAGAGCGAAAAACTTTAGAAGCTAAAGCGAATATTGAAGCAGATATGACTAAATCAGAAGTTCGGTTAGAGGCAATCAAGAGTTATTTGGCTTTAGCGAAACTATCTCGTTTTAAAAAAGTGATTACACAAGATATTGCCGAACATAAAGAGCAGTTAATCGAAATAGAACATTTATATAAGAATGGAGTAGTGTTAAAGAGTGATGTGCTTCGTGTGACTATGGAAATCTCGAAGAGAGAAATGACCTTAGTACAACTCCAAAATGATCTCTCTATAGAAAACCAAAAGCTGGTTATATTGACAGGGCGTAAGGATACAGATTTTATTAAACCACAAGATTCCTTCAATGAAGAACTATTCTTAGAATCTTATGATGAGGCTTTAGATATTGCCTTAGAACACGGGTTTAAACACTTGCTGTCAGAAGAGAGCTTGGTATTAAGTGAAATCGAACAGAAAAAGGTGAAAGCTAATACTAAACCTAGTATTGGCTTAATAGGAAACTTCACTATGGCTAATCCACAGATATTCTTGTATCCGTATAATCCTAGTTGGTACAGTTTAGGGACTATCGGAGTACAGATATCATTTCCTATTTCTAATTTATATCAGAATGTACACAAGGTTCGCAGTCGTGCTTTAGAACATGAGAAAGAGGAGTTACAACATCAATATGTACAAGATCAAATAAAAGAAGAGGTACAACAGGCATATTTAAGATATCAAGAATCATTGGTACAGATAGAGGTGTGTACAAAGAATAAAGAACATGCGGCAGAGAATGCACGTATTACTAAGAGTACTTACTTTAATAAAATCTCTTTGCTTACAGATTTATTAGATGCTGATGTACAACATTTACAAACACAATTTGAACTAGAAGCTGCCAAGTTAGACAGCATTTATAAATACTATACTCTTCAATTCGCTAAAGGCTTATTATAA
- a CDS encoding HlyD family secretion protein gives MDIKTRIKITDRLITRITRYLASIIILIGSLWGIHTLWMYWKYEQTNDAQVQEYINPVISRVGGFLTEVRFEENQIVNKGDTLLVVDNREYTYDQATTSAEIAKQYALIKELDARQYTLSQTAAAAKSQIQGRESKYHQQELDYQRYKKLYEEDAATAQMLEEKQAQLNIGQSDYNTSVEHARAATASIADIEAQKQVLLKEITRLQELEKYKNLTVGYAVITAPYRGRMGKRSIDLGQMISVGQVLTYIVNDETPKWIIANFKETQIRNIQIGHQVEVVADAYPDRQFIGKVISIAPATGSSFSLLPPDNATGNFVKIVQRIPVRIEIISPADSEELLKAGMNVNVFIAKKQSNAK, from the coding sequence ATGGATATTAAAACTCGTATTAAAATTACAGATCGCCTAATCACACGTATTACGCGCTATCTAGCTTCTATTATCATTTTGATAGGAAGTCTTTGGGGAATTCACACACTATGGATGTATTGGAAATATGAACAAACCAATGATGCTCAAGTACAAGAATACATTAATCCTGTTATTTCTAGAGTAGGAGGTTTCTTAACAGAAGTGCGCTTTGAGGAGAATCAAATAGTGAATAAAGGAGATACCCTATTAGTGGTGGATAATCGAGAGTACACTTATGATCAAGCAACCACTTCTGCTGAGATAGCGAAACAGTATGCATTGATAAAGGAATTAGACGCTCGTCAATATACATTGTCTCAAACTGCTGCTGCTGCAAAGAGCCAAATCCAAGGGAGAGAATCTAAATATCATCAACAGGAGTTGGATTATCAGCGATATAAGAAACTCTATGAAGAAGATGCAGCTACTGCACAAATGCTAGAGGAGAAGCAGGCACAATTAAATATAGGACAGAGTGATTATAATACTAGTGTAGAGCACGCTCGAGCTGCTACAGCTAGTATAGCAGATATTGAAGCACAGAAACAAGTTTTATTAAAAGAGATTACTCGATTACAAGAACTTGAGAAGTATAAGAATCTGACTGTAGGTTATGCCGTTATCACTGCACCTTATAGAGGGAGAATGGGGAAGAGGAGCATTGACTTAGGTCAGATGATTTCTGTAGGTCAGGTGCTTACCTATATCGTTAATGACGAAACACCGAAGTGGATTATTGCTAATTTTAAAGAAACACAAATACGCAATATACAGATAGGTCATCAGGTAGAGGTAGTCGCAGATGCTTATCCTGATAGACAGTTTATAGGAAAGGTTATTTCTATAGCTCCAGCTACTGGTTCTAGTTTTTCTTTATTACCACCAGATAATGCCACAGGTAACTTTGTAAAGATTGTACAGCGTATACCTGTACGCATAGAAATAATATCACCTGCTGATTCGGAAGAATTATTAAAAGCGGGTATGAATGTCAATGTTTTTATAGCTAAAAAACAATCTAATGCAAAATAA
- a CDS encoding beta-carotene 15,15'-monooxygenase, giving the protein MQNNEASQLFVDWIPEWMIHVILFVLLMPSIVLFFLPAANATAAAGYFGCDPRDIQFSVSLLYAGFVSFYSLERRFFTYLATKEYFILFNVLQIVGCIVLYNVQALCIVFPVRFLQGMLFASTVNLSISTLYVRLDSSKAREISFSCFYGILICATPFNQLITSDLVDQYDYSFLYKIASFSFIPGLILIMLTMRFVRLQRKLPLYSLDWESFVLFSVVVVLFGYLTIYGQQYYWFEDRDIRLIGLTILITLFFFVWRQKHLKRPYINWHVWKYRNFKIGLFLLFILYICRFASGITNTHFINSLHLDPRHLSYLNSFNLIGLVTGVILACVWLINRRPMRFIWSLGFIALFLFHVGMYMQFAPSANPDDYYLLLFCQGLGVGVLMVPIIVYCVTSVPVSLSASAAAVCLGVRYFGYTCSIAIMNYYSLYSSNRHLSRFLDYLNIANPILETKLTQNTMKLKSRGMPSSIAEKASEKIMLSDLSKQIELRYAMDYFEILSLLLLVIIILVLFTPYLSKTWVYLKSKSVSPF; this is encoded by the coding sequence ATGCAAAATAACGAAGCGTCTCAGTTATTCGTTGATTGGATTCCAGAGTGGATGATACACGTCATTCTTTTTGTACTTTTAATGCCGAGTATTGTCTTGTTTTTCCTGCCAGCTGCTAATGCTACAGCAGCTGCAGGATACTTTGGATGTGATCCACGAGACATTCAGTTTTCTGTGTCTCTATTGTATGCAGGTTTTGTCTCTTTTTATAGTTTAGAACGACGTTTCTTTACGTATTTAGCGACTAAAGAATACTTTATTCTATTTAATGTATTACAGATAGTAGGCTGTATAGTACTGTATAATGTACAAGCGCTATGCATTGTTTTTCCTGTTCGCTTTTTACAAGGAATGTTATTTGCTAGTACAGTTAATCTATCTATTTCTACATTATATGTCCGTTTAGATAGTTCTAAAGCTAGGGAGATTAGCTTCTCGTGCTTCTACGGTATTTTGATTTGTGCAACACCCTTTAATCAATTAATTACTTCAGATTTAGTAGATCAGTACGACTATTCCTTTTTGTATAAAATTGCCTCTTTTTCTTTTATACCAGGGTTAATATTAATTATGCTGACTATGCGCTTTGTACGGCTCCAGCGTAAGTTGCCTTTGTATAGTCTAGATTGGGAGAGCTTTGTGTTATTTTCAGTAGTGGTAGTACTGTTTGGATATCTTACTATTTATGGGCAACAGTATTATTGGTTTGAAGATCGCGATATTCGTTTAATAGGATTGACGATTTTGATTACCTTATTCTTCTTTGTATGGAGACAAAAGCATTTGAAGAGACCTTATATTAATTGGCATGTATGGAAGTATCGCAACTTTAAGATAGGATTGTTCTTATTGTTTATTCTTTATATCTGTCGTTTTGCATCAGGGATTACAAATACACATTTTATTAACTCACTTCATTTAGACCCGAGGCATCTTTCTTATCTAAATAGCTTTAATTTAATAGGACTTGTGACAGGAGTGATACTTGCATGTGTTTGGTTGATTAATCGTCGCCCTATGCGCTTTATATGGAGTCTAGGATTTATTGCGCTGTTTTTGTTTCACGTGGGGATGTATATGCAGTTTGCCCCTAGTGCTAATCCAGATGATTATTATCTTCTTTTGTTTTGTCAAGGTTTAGGAGTAGGAGTTTTAATGGTACCTATTATAGTTTATTGTGTTACTTCAGTGCCTGTATCACTTAGTGCTTCTGCTGCAGCTGTATGTTTAGGTGTACGTTACTTTGGTTATACATGTAGTATAGCGATTATGAATTATTATAGTTTGTACAGTTCTAATCGTCATTTAAGTCGTTTCTTAGATTATTTGAATATCGCTAATCCTATACTAGAGACTAAGCTTACTCAGAATACTATGAAGTTAAAAAGTAGAGGTATGCCCAGTTCTATAGCTGAGAAAGCAAGTGAAAAGATAATGTTATCTGATCTTAGCAAACAAATAGAGTTGAGGTATGCAATGGATTACTTCGAGATACTTAGTTTACTTTTATTAGTGATTATCATCTTAGTACTCTTCACACCTTATTTAAGTAAAACATGGGTTTACTTAAAATCAAAAAGTGTTTCACCCTTTTAG